One Mycolicibacter sp. MU0083 DNA window includes the following coding sequences:
- a CDS encoding PGRS repeat-containing protein, whose product MSGRARNESTKRRYRRLIGASSTVAAFLAFGVAPAAAPPAQADELFGLDFAWLTDLFTADPGASEGGWGDADFAQSWQETFYLPLHEMMQDWITSDFGSSVNDVVNFLFAPLTGDACGLICNGADGTEGSVDGQTGGLWFGDGGNGWSSDVEGVAGGNGGLAGGWGNGGDGGAGGLGADGGNGGHGGEMWGNGGNGGAGGNGWNGVDGITAGILGADGGDGTAGGAGGNGGMGGSADGAAGALGAAGVDGRGGDGGVGGRGADGADGTVDDDGMALEPRPPVGPAATAVPGPRTPGATAAGAAAGAVAPS is encoded by the coding sequence ATGTCTGGTCGTGCGAGGAATGAATCCACCAAGCGCCGCTACCGCCGGCTGATAGGCGCCAGCAGTACCGTCGCCGCTTTCCTGGCATTCGGTGTCGCGCCTGCGGCGGCACCACCCGCCCAGGCCGATGAGCTGTTCGGGCTGGACTTCGCGTGGCTCACCGACCTGTTCACCGCGGACCCGGGGGCGTCCGAGGGTGGCTGGGGTGACGCGGACTTCGCGCAGAGCTGGCAGGAGACCTTCTACCTGCCACTGCACGAGATGATGCAGGACTGGATCACCAGTGACTTCGGTTCCAGCGTCAACGACGTGGTGAACTTCCTGTTCGCGCCGCTGACCGGGGACGCCTGCGGGCTGATCTGCAACGGTGCCGACGGCACCGAGGGCAGCGTCGACGGCCAGACCGGTGGGCTGTGGTTCGGCGACGGAGGCAACGGCTGGTCGTCGGATGTCGAAGGGGTGGCCGGCGGCAACGGTGGTCTGGCCGGTGGTTGGGGCAACGGTGGTGACGGCGGTGCCGGTGGGCTGGGTGCCGACGGCGGCAACGGTGGCCACGGCGGCGAGATGTGGGGCAACGGCGGCAACGGCGGGGCCGGGGGCAACGGCTGGAACGGTGTCGACGGCATAACCGCGGGCATCCTCGGCGCCGATGGCGGCGACGGCACGGCCGGCGGTGCCGGCGGCAACGGCGGGATGGGTGGTTCGGCAGACGGTGCCGCGGGTGCGCTCGGGGCGGCGGGGGTGGACGGCCGCGGCGGCGACGGCGGGGTCGGCGGCCGGGGTGCCGACGGTGCGGACGGCACCGTCGACGACGACGGCATGGCGCTCGAGCCCCGACCGCCGGTGGGACCGGCGGCCACGGCGGTGCCGGGACCGCGGACGCCGGGGGCAACGGCGGCGGGGGCGGCGGCGGGGGCGGTGGCGCCGTCGTGA
- a CDS encoding PGRS repeat-containing protein, whose protein sequence is MSRRHRSESTKRRYRRVIGASSAAAAFLAFGMAPAVAPPAQADDFGLDWFWDLFDPNTWADPGTADGGLAGPDFAIMWQENAYLPFHDFLQDWINSDFGQVVNGVINDLFAPFTGDACGVICNGADGTEDSVDGQTGGLWFGDGGDGWNSDIEGVAGGNGGLAGGIGNGGDGGSGGLGADGGNGGHGGEMWGNGGDGGAGGAGTAQLAGGNGGNGGSSGQAQDSLGFGAWGNGGNGGAGGAGWSGTDGATGSFEDGGTGVGGDGVAGGIGGQGGNGGDGSSWMGIGGTGGVGGAGGNGGNGGTGAEGLAGTFANGGDGTGGVGGTGGNGAAAGQAGQGGQGGKGGSADGAAGAVGDAGVDGRGGDGGVGGRGANGADGTVDDEGFVVDAPTAGGNGGTGGAGGLGAADGLGGNGGTGGQGGDGGAGAGLLFDGYAQTGAAGGTGGDGGLGTDGGANGAGGDGGSGGNGAGEGDGATGGNGGTGGSGSAGTADGVGHGGGGGGGGGGASVSGGGTADITGGDGGAGGDGTADGPGATGDTGTSVRAFVDEDSTITGNTIADVLGPNGGRVELIATGGGSITGNTLGGGAGTDTALGGDVTVVAYGPGSTVTGSTVTGGNAGAGSDGGNGGTALAGAESGAVIDNVTVTGGDGGAGGNDGTGGDGGSAEAVAIGADSTITNASATGGNGGDGDGGDGGDGGSGFLVVDSAGGTIGGTDVTAEAVGGNGGNGTDGGQGGDGSWGELEATQGGLAYGSATGGNGGDATGTDSVGGAGASGVIEAGRPDGGGGGTAHGTAQGGHGGDAETGGLGGAGGKGSILAGGDGAEASGTVTGVNGGSGSNGGTGGSVFNGQSTQISALGDGATATDNTVVGGTGGDGIDGGQGGAAGYVHVGAFGPGGPVASTEPGSYTNGDVTGGDGGSGTGVGITGGDGQSYETINNDGTVSDGDTFTGTNGANNP, encoded by the coding sequence ATGTCTCGTCGCCATCGGAGTGAATCCACCAAGCGTCGCTACCGCCGGGTGATCGGCGCGAGCAGCGCGGCCGCCGCATTCCTGGCCTTCGGTATGGCGCCCGCGGTCGCACCGCCGGCCCAGGCCGACGACTTCGGGCTGGACTGGTTCTGGGATCTGTTCGACCCCAACACCTGGGCCGACCCGGGCACCGCCGACGGCGGCCTGGCCGGCCCCGACTTCGCGATCATGTGGCAGGAGAACGCCTACCTGCCCTTCCACGACTTCCTGCAGGACTGGATCAACTCCGACTTCGGCCAGGTCGTGAACGGCGTGATCAACGACCTGTTCGCGCCGTTCACGGGGGACGCCTGCGGCGTGATCTGCAACGGCGCCGACGGCACCGAGGACAGTGTCGACGGCCAGACCGGCGGGCTGTGGTTCGGCGACGGCGGCGACGGCTGGAACTCCGACATCGAAGGAGTGGCCGGCGGCAACGGCGGCCTGGCCGGCGGCATCGGCAACGGCGGTGACGGCGGCTCGGGTGGCCTGGGTGCCGACGGCGGCAACGGCGGGCACGGCGGCGAGATGTGGGGCAACGGCGGCGACGGCGGTGCCGGCGGCGCGGGCACCGCACAGTTGGCCGGTGGCAACGGCGGCAACGGCGGATCCTCGGGCCAGGCGCAGGACTCGCTGGGCTTCGGCGCCTGGGGCAACGGCGGCAACGGCGGCGCCGGCGGTGCCGGCTGGTCGGGCACCGATGGCGCCACCGGCAGCTTCGAGGACGGCGGGACCGGTGTCGGCGGTGACGGTGTCGCCGGTGGCATCGGCGGCCAGGGCGGTAACGGCGGCGACGGTTCGTCGTGGATGGGCATCGGCGGCACCGGTGGTGTCGGCGGCGCCGGCGGCAACGGCGGTAACGGCGGGACCGGGGCCGAGGGTCTGGCCGGAACCTTCGCCAACGGCGGCGACGGGACCGGCGGCGTCGGAGGCACCGGCGGCAACGGTGCCGCCGCGGGCCAGGCCGGCCAGGGCGGTCAGGGCGGTAAGGGCGGCTCGGCCGACGGTGCCGCGGGTGCGGTCGGTGACGCCGGTGTGGACGGCCGTGGCGGTGACGGCGGCGTCGGCGGCCGCGGTGCGAACGGTGCGGACGGCACCGTCGATGACGAGGGCTTCGTCGTCGACGCCCCGACCGCCGGCGGTAATGGTGGCACGGGTGGCGCCGGTGGCCTGGGCGCCGCCGACGGCCTCGGCGGCAACGGTGGCACCGGTGGCCAGGGCGGCGACGGTGGTGCCGGTGCGGGCCTGCTGTTCGACGGCTACGCGCAGACGGGTGCGGCCGGCGGGACCGGCGGTGACGGCGGACTGGGAACCGACGGCGGCGCCAACGGTGCCGGGGGCGACGGCGGTTCCGGCGGCAACGGTGCCGGCGAAGGCGACGGAGCCACCGGCGGTAACGGCGGGACCGGCGGCAGCGGCAGCGCCGGCACCGCCGACGGGGTCGGTCACGGCGGCGGTGGCGGCGGCGGAGGCGGCGGCGCCAGTGTGAGCGGCGGCGGCACCGCCGACATCACCGGCGGGGACGGCGGTGCCGGCGGTGACGGCACCGCGGACGGCCCCGGAGCCACCGGCGACACCGGCACCAGCGTGCGGGCCTTCGTCGACGAAGACAGCACGATCACCGGCAACACCATCGCCGACGTTCTCGGGCCCAACGGCGGTCGCGTAGAACTGATCGCCACCGGCGGCGGCTCCATCACCGGCAACACCCTGGGCGGTGGCGCCGGCACCGACACCGCACTGGGCGGCGATGTCACGGTTGTCGCCTACGGCCCCGGTAGCACCGTCACCGGCAGCACCGTGACCGGCGGCAACGCCGGAGCCGGCAGCGACGGCGGGAACGGGGGCACCGCACTGGCCGGTGCCGAAAGCGGCGCGGTCATCGACAACGTCACCGTGACCGGCGGTGACGGCGGCGCCGGCGGTAACGACGGCACCGGCGGTGACGGTGGATCCGCTGAGGCCGTGGCCATCGGCGCGGACTCCACCATCACCAACGCCTCGGCCACCGGCGGCAACGGCGGCGACGGTGACGGCGGCGACGGCGGCGACGGGGGTTCCGGCTTCCTGGTGGTCGACTCGGCAGGCGGCACCATCGGCGGCACCGACGTGACCGCTGAAGCCGTCGGCGGCAACGGCGGTAACGGCACCGACGGCGGCCAGGGCGGTGACGGTTCCTGGGGTGAGCTCGAGGCCACCCAGGGCGGGCTCGCCTACGGCAGCGCCACCGGCGGCAACGGTGGTGATGCCACCGGCACCGACAGCGTCGGCGGCGCCGGCGCCAGCGGGGTGATCGAGGCCGGTCGTCCCGACGGCGGCGGCGGGGGCACCGCGCACGGCACCGCCCAGGGCGGCCACGGCGGCGACGCTGAAACCGGCGGCCTCGGCGGCGCCGGCGGCAAGGGCAGCATCCTGGCCGGCGGCGACGGCGCCGAGGCCAGCGGTACGGTCACCGGCGTCAACGGCGGGTCCGGCAGCAACGGCGGCACCGGCGGCAGCGTCTTCAACGGACAGTCCACCCAGATCTCCGCGCTCGGCGACGGTGCCACCGCCACCGACAACACGGTGGTCGGTGGGACCGGCGGCGACGGCATTGACGGCGGCCAGGGCGGCGCAGCCGGCTACGTCCACGTCGGGGCCTTCGGTCCGGGCGGCCCGGTCGCGTCCACCGAACCGGGCAGCTACACCAACGGTGATGTGACCGGCGGGGACGGCGGCTCCGGCACCGGAGTCGGCATCACCGGCGGCGACGGCCAGTCCTACGAGACCATCAACAACGACGGGACGGTCTCCGACGGCGACACCTTCACCGGCACCAACGGAGCCAACAACCCCTGA